Part of the Temnothorax longispinosus isolate EJ_2023e chromosome 5, Tlon_JGU_v1, whole genome shotgun sequence genome is shown below.
CTGACGATACTGACACTTTTGAGACTATaggtaagaaaaatatagtgatgtagtttaattatataacaatgtattaattatataatattaattaactatataatgtaattataccaTTACatcataaacataaaaacataCGATACAAGTATATgattaatagaatttaattgtataatataattttaaaattatgtaaggAGAGtctaaaagaatttaattttagttgtTATAATTTCTGAGTTACatctttaaattatgtatgatatacatatttttctttacggatcttaatttttaattggttAATTACAGATGTGGTAAATCCGAAAGAAGTTCAAAGCATTGAAAGTACAGTATTGTATCATATATCTCAAGCGGCAGAATTGAATCACCAACATATAAGAGACTACATCAAGTATTTCAAAAGCGTGTCACATACCCCTGAAGCTATATTAGAGCCTTTCATGCTGTCCGTGCTGCTCACAGTTGCTTCTATTGATGAAAATCAGGTGATTAATACGTTAATTCTCGCATATTTTAATGCTTATCTTATACTTTGACTCAATGTAATGTTGTAGATTTTCGAAATGCTGCGAGCGGTCATTAATAAACGAAACGAAAATGacaataaactaaaaaatagtGCGTGGTTGAGAAAATTGATTCCTGATTCTTGTAGCATAACGGCTGTGATAGGAAACGTCATCGAGGCGAGGTAAATATGCAGTGCATTATATGAAacctttattaatatcaaatcttttaatacattactacattattttaattatatagtaacAGGGATCGTCATTTAGTATTGAAAGGCCTCGTGGATCTCGCATTTGTTCTTATGGCTGCTgagaataaaatgaaaacGGGTGCGCATCCTTTATGGCAGATCGGTACAAAGATACTCCAAAAGATTATGAGAAAGCATCACGAAACGGTCGCGactatatttcaaaagttgATTGATAAAATAACCGCCGGTGGGTCgtgtatttttcaatataccgGTAGGATCTGATGTTCTGATTAGTTAACTAATTATTGTAAAGCTcgttattcataatttaaacattGGCACAGctgttattatttatcgtttatttacaGATTGTTTAGCGTATATGTGCCGCAAGTTAACAGTTCTGGTACTGGACCATCAAGATTCTATAATAATGCTTTTCGACCAGATCTCATCTATACCTGGAGAGATTGCCATTTTTATCGTATCCGCGATATTTCCATTGATACGAGTCTCAGTCAGCATAAGAGAACATTTAGTCTTAACATTGAGAAAGGCTCTCTATAGAAAGGGTACGTCTAATCGACAAATGGCGGTCAGTGGGATTTTGGAAATGTTAAGGAATGTGAAAATGCACTCTCTGAGCGGCCTTGCGGTGAGCTCTAGTCAGTACGGAAGTTCATCGACTGGCGCGAGTTCCACGTCCATCTTGACTCAGGTTTTATTACTCGTATCGTTAGAGTCGATAAATTTTCGCAACTGTAAAATTACTAATTGTTCTGACATTGTTTCGCAGGTGACATTAGAGAGAGGTACTCAAGCAACAGGATCTACCGCAAGATACAATAGAACTTTATGTTACGATGTATTGGGCATTTTAAGAAGATGTTTCACTCATGAATGTGAAGTTCGATTACATTTATACAATGGTACGCGAGATTAGAACAGagattatgttatattttcgttaaaagattataaagtaattaattaatcaatctaGGTTTATATGAAGCcatgttgaaaaatatcgagATAACGGAATATATATTAGAGATGATATTGCCGCATTTCAAAACCTTTTTTGAGGCGGACGAGAACGTTGTGGTACCAGTTAAGCTGGAATTATGTACGGCTGTCCAAGGGGACCAAGTTATATTGCAAGAACCTCTGGCGGAACTGATACTCACACTGCAAAAGATTTACATCAAATCGGCCTTAATGAAATCATCTTTTGTAGATGAATTGGCTATTATCTTGGAATCGCTCTGTAGGCGGATGCCGCGACTTGAGACAGAACATCTTAATCTGGTGAGTTAAGTGGAAGATTagacttaataaaatttaaaattataatattttaatattattatctttgacatttttatttcaacaggATGACAAACTTGACATAAGCAACTCCAGCACCAAGGCTCAAGAAAAATTacagaatattcttttaacgATAAAGATTTACGAAGCTCTCATATCCTTTAGAATCGGCGCCTGGTCCGTAAACTGTACAGATACCGcgcaaaatgttaaaaatttattcaaaggATACATGAGATTTGTTGAATTTACTaaggtaattaaattatatgttgcATGTATTTGTAATTGATATAAACCTTATCTTCAATTCTATAGCACATACCAAAGGCTAAGAAGGGAGaagggaaaaataaaaagacacaGAACGATCCAAATAATACGACTATAAAGAAAGCTGGCCGGTCGGGCAGTATAAAATTACAGCCCAGCATCATGGACTTGTCTACAGTGCACAAAAGTTTGTCGCTCTTCTACTTGAAATCCGTTCCCTGGGCAACTGCGGACCAAGCAGCCATACTGAGAGATTACCacgatttttatcattatgtCCTGCGAACACTGTTGCAAATTTTGCATAGTGTTAAGTCGTTAACGGAATACAATTTACGGAAGCATAAGGAACAATATATGAAGACCTATTTCGAAATTGGAAAGTAAGAAACATTGTGAAAGTGATCTGTGTCCGTGCAGACTCTaaattcttccttttttccttgCAGATTGTTGTATGATTACATTATACTAGATTTAAACAAAGTTCTCGAAACGGACGAACCGGGCACTATATTAGCATTGGAATGTTTCAAAGAGTTATGTTGCTTAATCTGCACCATCTTCTCTTCCGAATTGCCGCATTTCCTCGACATTGTTGTTCGTAAgtgtttaaaatgttaaaataaggGAATGCATACTCCTATCATATGTAATATTCTTCTTACAGCTAATAAGTCAACCCAAGCGGAAAATCTTAACGCACAATTGGAGAACATGACTGCTGCTTTACGTGCGAGCTTCAGGACATTCTTTAGCGAGAAAGAGGAACATGAGGAGAATTCCAAACAGATACTTAGCATATTATTGGATGTTATATATCAACTGACGCGGgagatcaatttttatgaaacaaaTGGCACTGAAGTcagtatcttttttataattattttcatcaaataaaaatagagaacaTACAAAATACCATCAAAGAACCGGTTATCTGTTAAGGTATTTGATTCGATGATGAAATTCACACAACTGGAAAATATGAATCCTCAAGCTTCTTTGATTATTTTCCAAATTCTGTTATGGATAGAAGAGCGCAACAAGGAACATGGGGAGTTATTAATCGATATCGCTTATGCGTTGTGCGACAAAATGGGTAGCATCGACAAGGTATATAatgagtatataataataacgtatatgtataacgtATATGAGTTCTATTgtacttaatatttatcttattgttacCGTACGTAAGAATgcaaagagaaagaatttcTCGTTAagtagtatattatttatttgcaggCTGACGTAtcggaaaataataaatataaaattatccaCGAAGATACAGCGGACAAACTttacaatttgataaataGCTCGGTAAAGGAAAAATTGGACAATGTATCTTGGTTGTTGGTGCGCCTTAAGGCCGAGCAAAATGTCGTTTGCTCACCTGGCACGGATCTCGAAGAACGTGTGTACATTTCCATATTATAAGCtctgtatttattttctcatagtaatattaaaatctccAAATGCAGATCAAGAAAAACTGAGAACGCAAGAACGGAGCTTATGCAGACAGCTGTCGCACATTATACAGATACTTTGTACATTAGCTAACGTCGCTATTAAACCGGGACCATCCACGGacattatgtttaaaaatttacaagtcTTGTACAATTTGCTTAGCAatcttacaaaatatttccatgGAAAATCCAGTAAACAAAATGCAGCGTTTCAATCAGTGAAGTAAGAGTCTCTTTcatacttaataaattttatttaataagttatattgattttttctctacaaaatacaaatttttcatatgATTTCAGATTTATTCAAGTGATTCAGTCAGCTGGGAAACCATTAAAATCTgcgttttataatttaataacgcaTACTGAGGTATtcatctaaaatataatttaatcttgttacatgtagaaataataatatatattcgcgtGTGTATATAggaaaatcaaaatgtatcaAAGAAGGCTCATTCAAACACGCAAAAGAACAAGATTTTGAAGGAGACCAAAATTATACCCCGCGTGGTATTTGAAATCGAACAATTTCACAACGAGATTTTATCACTCGATAAAAAAACCGGCGTAAGTATTTATACtgtatatttaagaaattgacatACTATATTTAGAAGAGATAAATTTGAATGAGAGAATAGAAGCAACTGCAATACATactatgtatttatttatttaggtTCCACTTGAAACTTACATAAAGCACAGCATAACGCGAGATTTCCGTATAAAAAACACGCAATTGACGGAAGCACTGCAGAAGATGGATATAAGCAtggtaggaaaaaaaaatacgataaagTATTGTTCAAAGTTTGGTATCCCTTAATCTTTATACTCGACATTCTATTTAACAGCTAGATACACAGAACTCTCGTCGCAGCAACGACGCATCTAATTCAGATATAAATGATGTGTCTGTCGAATCGTCTACAGAAACATCATCTTCAAAACGACCTAGGAAAAGCGACACGTCCTTAAAATCGCCTACAGAATCCCCGCCTTCAAAACGTTCTAGAAGATCGTCAGAATCTTAAAACCACAAGTGCCTTATCTGAGGTGCCTCGTACATCTTTGACCCTCATTTTGAtacaaagtttaattttacattctacattaataataagtaataattattattattttttttttttttttttttataaaagtctAGTTACATCATGGGTCATATATAAAGAAGAACACGTTTATGaagtataaatattctattacaaTGTtgaattaaagtataataaactaaaatacaATAACTTGCGTCATCTCATCAATTATAGGATTAGTAATCCtctagtttatatatttttattttatttgcgatCCCATTCTACTTAACATTCTTGACTCAGTGAACTATATGATTGTACTTTATACTGTCCGCATACTTTGACTGCCAAGCTGCTTTCTCGGCacacattaaattaataaatctattatatattgttttaatattttactgctTTGCTTAATGTCTTAATAAAattcacattattttttaaatgtcttgAATATTTATCGTACAGTTTTTCTTAATCGGGTAAAAATGAGACCGTTACTCACAAATGGATGGTCTTTGCGGAAATTATTACGCGCGCGTCACTTACAATTTAGATATGGATAACATGGCACTCTCTATAGTGTTATAAGTGGCGTCTATATATACAATGAGAATTTAAGGCGCAAGATTTAAGCTTTAATTTGTGACGTCACTTCCGTTCTTAAAGCTTTCAAGTCCTTACTTTAGCTCTAATCTCAAATTCTCAAACAATAAggcgaaattttatttttgaacgGTTAAAAACTTACTGCTTACAATCGATCGCGTAATGTGAAATTAGAAGCGGATATACGCAAATGTCAAAATCGGTTACACTATGGAACCGAACGCGGATATTCAGGATATTGATATCATtgataataagtaataagtttttttttttttttttttttaataaaagtagtTACATCATGGGTCATATATAAAGAAGAACACgtttattaagtataaatattctattacaaTGTtgaattaaagtataataaactaaaatacaATAACTCGCGTCATCTCATCAATTATAGAATTAGTAATCCtctagtttatatattttcattttatttgcgATCCCATTCTACTTAACATTCCTGACTCAGTGAACTATATACCATGCTGGAATGTGAATTTCCACGTTAGAGTCCGGGACACAAGAAGATAAAGACGAGTAGTTTCTAGAGTAAAGTTCAAATTCCAGTATAGGATATAGTTCACTGGCCTGACACGACTTAAAATTGTACTAGAGACGAATTATGCGACAAAGTCCAGAGGCCTGTTGAACCCACCCTTTCTGTTCATGTATTGCctgtattttcttttcaaaatgaCATGAACCGCACCTATGTCGTTTCCCTCTACCTTTTTGCCTTTAGTGGTGTCAAAGTCGCAGAATCCCATTATTCTCATCATCTCTTGCTCCTCGGGTGTTTTGCCTTGAAGATCCGCCTCTGTAATACAAAAGtacagttaatttttttctaatcgtTACATCACTTTCTTTCAATGGtgtattaatcttttaaatgcACAAAGACATAAAGCgctttttgtttaaataaatatattagaggAGCATCTGGATACCTGTGATAATGGGTCGTTCGTTTGCTGAAGATTTCGGCTTTGTCCTATTCGGTCTGTCGCGCGACCTATCGCGTTCACGCGATCTGGATCTGCTGTATGATCTCCTATGTCTGTCTcgttcgcgttctcgctcCCTATCCCTGTCCCTTGACTTTACCCTGTCTCGCTCTACGGATCTATTAACATTTAGAAAGCTCAATGTTTACGAATGTCGACGAGACGTAATAGGTGAACCTAAAGGAAATCTTTTTCAGATGTACATACCTCCGTCTTCTCTCTCGCGACCGTCTTCTCCGTCGATCTCTGTCGCGATCTCGTTCTCGGGACCGATCTCTCCGTCTTGCTGGCGATGGAGTGCGGCTTCGACCCATTCTATAGGTGTTCAAATTCACATGTATTTTTAACGCTTCactgaaattaatttagagaTGTAAAGATTAAGAAGATCGCATAATAACATTGTAAAAGGGTTGGAGAACAACCAAGACcttgaaatattgattttaactAAAAGGATGCTCTCTGTTGTGCGCATAAAAaagctataatttttaaataaattaatacgaaaATTATGCTCGTGAGCGGTTGATACTTACagggatttttattttcgtttaatttaacaaaaaacaaagtaaGAAATGAACATTTCTTTCTCgcattaatttctaaataacatTTTCGCGCACTGTACAGGTTATGTTCTTCAGGTGTTTTCAGGACTTCAGGTACTCACGCGCCACTGCGGGTGCACCGGTGCAAGTGAAGCTATCGAGAATATCGAGATgtatcgaatcgaatcgaatcgcgCGAGGCGATACGATCGAGGGACCAAGTTTGAAGAATTTTCGTTGTCGTGTTGTCAGTTGTCATTATTACTTGTCATTATTACTTGTCATTGAACGGTTTGACGGTCACGGTGCTTCTACTTCTTATGTTTGTGTTGGCTCCTGCCTCTAATACGAGGTCAATATGGCCAGCATTTGCTCCTGTTTGCTTAGGCAACGAGCGGTGCGCTATTTTGTATTTGAGTGTTGTCTCTGCCACTTGAGTCGGAGACGGTCACGGTGCGTCTTATAACCGCTGCTTCTTTCTCGACGTAGTTTAAAATATCGGGCCCTACCATTAGTACCACTTACCACTTCTCGATCAAGATGCCAGGAAAAAGCTGTATGTGCAAATCAGGCGACTGCAGCCGATGCAGTTGCACTAAAAAGCAACAACAGTGCACTGATTCGTGCAAATGCAAAAAAACTTTTTGTAACAACTatgtaagtataaatatttaattaatttattatgtacaataaatatgtataataattaatgtgttttagggccgatatcacagtcttcgattaacgtgatcctccgattaaactcactctgcatctctttctaactgtccccctagaaagagatgaagagtgagtttaatcggaataagatcacgttaatcggagactgtgatatcggcTCTTATCTcaggaaaaaatttatgtcgATCGTTTGGCCCATACAAAGTGACAAACTATCGGTTGACCAACAAAAACATAaagacttataaaaatataaattaactatttatttatacgtatatgtatatgttttagGAGAATCCCAATAATCGCATCGAGGTGCATCAAGACGTTGATTTACTAAAGGCAGAAATAGTTGCCATTCGAAAAGATCTAGacgagttaaaaaaaagagtacaaTTATTGGAGGAATCACTTACAAATTCGCGTGCCAATGACATTcaagaaaaatctaaaatacaaaaaaatttagaattagaaaGCCAAAAACATAAGATGGATGAAAAATACAGGGAGCTGCGTAAGGTCGTGCAAAAATTAGTAGAGGGCATAAGAGATGTTTTGTCCAGTGCGTCCACGAACGCCGAAAGAAACTTATTCGAGCAGATGAAAGTAGAGCCTTAATGAAAGCGTAAGTAAATgtgttttgcaattattagagaaaatttatctaattattaaaataagaacataGGATTACTTTTTCAACtgtattttacaatttctgcAGAACACAAGTTGGTCttcttatgtattttacatattgtatatctcataaatttgtatatctaaatgaaaatattgtttgttaCAGGTTGTGTGATATAAACTTCATTGGCGATTGTACTATTGAAGTAGGTAAATCGGATGGATCAATAATTGCAAGACTTGAagtattaaacaaaaaagcGAACGATTTGAATTTGGACGTACGTGTTAAGTCTGAGTATAGAGTAGTGTCAAATTAGAttgtttaatatgttttatttttacatgatcaacattttttttacaattacaaatgtaatttaaaataatttaaggaaGATGTATTCTCTCGtgaattatgttattatatgcGGTGACAAAGCcacaataaaatgataataaaattaggtcgataggtTGAATAcaaacagtaaaataaataatatttatctttaaagaCAAGTTTATGAGAgtgataaatataagatctaaCCGTTGTATCATAACACAATAACATTTCTATTATTctacaagtaaaaattttaagaacaaaatataatatattttatgttctgTCAAATTGATGTACTAGCacataaattgtatatgtaaataactttttaaaaatttttcttaatttatatattgttatcagGCCTATACAttcgaaaatttaaacaaatatttttgtatattgtatGAAAATACTAACATTTTATgtctctttaataatatttaactttcaaACGTgtatatacatgaaataaagaCATGATATCAATTTAGAAATgttgtttgaaatttaaattctcagaagcctttaaattttataatcttgatCTTTTATCTTTGAACTAGATCGTACGTTTGCAGTCTTATGACATGAGAAGGAAAATTTGTATAGGCAATTAATAGTTTAAATTTTGCTCACAATTTCATATTAACGTTCCggttattaaagtattaataattttattgtacattgttattataaagcaattctttacatatctcagaaataaagaagagaaaaaaatggcattttttaatatatttatttaaataatttcatgtgAGACGccattttgttacaaaagCCTCAGTGGCCAGACTCTTATATAGGGACTCTAGTTTTGGCGTAGCCGCCTAATTTGATTGGTCTAGGGACTTTGACGGCTTGAGTTTCCGGTTTTTGCTCCAGTTGGTGCTGAATCGACGTATCTCTCGTGATAAACCTCACGGAACCTGTCGCCTGTCACCGTTTACATCCCATCGATTTTACGTACCTACAACAATGACGTCAGATGATTGACTTTTACCTAAACATCACGTAAATTCAACAGTGTAAATTCAGCCGTTAAAGGCCTTCTACAGAAAAACCAAGGTATGTCTCGTTTAATATGTGCGACTGATATTCCGATAATATCAGCCCTGACGTGGCTGCTTTTTGTCACACCAAATTGTTTTTCATAAGATGAAATTATGTCGAAACAATTACATGTAAATAGGtggattattaattttccacTGTGACTTACACGATTCGCGAAGACCAATTGCGGTTTTTGCATTTAGTTCCTTAGATCCAACTTGGCAATCCTATTTTCTAAATTGTTTATTCAGAAAGTTAGATAATGGCCGCTGTTCCTTTGATGTTGCTGGAGGAGGATGTTGAACGGGGTGGCAAGGAAAGACCCGATCATGAGATAGAGGATGACTTTGCCTACAGGAACAATGTG
Proteins encoded:
- the Ytr gene encoding U4/U6.U5 small nuclear ribonucleoprotein 27 kDa protein; the protein is MGRSRTPSPARRRDRSRERDRDRDRRRRRSRERRRRSVERDRVKSRDRDRERERERDRHRRSYSRSRSRERDRSRDRPNRTKPKSSANERPIITEADLQGKTPEEQEMMRIMGFCDFDTTKGKKVEGNDIGAVHVILKRKYRQYMNRKGGFNRPLDFVA
- the Fanci gene encoding Fanconi anemia group I protein isoform X2, whose product is MSAKLNSLLSQKDRAQLNEFVRETSTEELTKIISSGICNADISRVLDEVLQVCSESEGLYAKRVKLVESALKALGKAKVSISHANEIVNRIVVDFPNYPKLHLVKLVDFCLASIRNNDDEFRNWKELLPVLLEVLEEEKYISHMNGEVSGTKYKSIIVNNICNSEWDTQIMPSLARMFRDISLEKEDHAMVITVLCKRLHDISLEELPPLVHQLLRLCVNQDSKYLLEALRKYFTLRFSQTDDTDTFETIDVVNPKEVQSIESTVLYHISQAAELNHQHIRDYIKYFKSVSHTPEAILEPFMLSVLLTVASIDENQIFEMLRAVINKRNENDNKLKNSAWLRKLIPDSCSITAVIGNVIEASNRDRHLVLKGLVDLAFVLMAAENKMKTGAHPLWQIGTKILQKIMRKHHETVATIFQKLIDKITADCLAYMCRKLTVLVLDHQDSIIMLFDQISSIPGEIAIFIVSAIFPLIRVSVSIREHLVLTLRKALYRKGTSNRQMAVSGILEMLRNVKMHSLSGLAVSSSQYGSSSTGASSTSILTQVTLERGTQATGSTARYNRTLCYDVLGILRRCFTHECEVRLHLYNGLYEAMLKNIEITEYILEMILPHFKTFFEADENVVVPVKLELCTAVQGDQVILQEPLAELILTLQKIYIKSALMKSSFVDELAIILESLCRRMPRLETEHLNLDDKLDISNSSTKAQEKLQNILLTIKIYEALISFRIGAWSVNCTDTAQNVKNLFKGYMRFVEFTKHIPKAKKGEGKNKKTQNDPNNTTIKKAGRSGSIKLQPSIMDLSTVHKSLSLFYLKSVPWATADQAAILRDYHDFYHYVLRTLLQILHSVKSLTEYNLRKHKEQYMKTYFEIGKLLYDYIILDLNKVLETDEPGTILALECFKELCCLICTIFSSELPHFLDIVVPNKSTQAENLNAQLENMTAALRASFRTFFSEKEEHEENSKQILSILLDVIYQLTREINFYETNGTEVFDSMMKFTQLENMNPQASLIIFQILLWIEERNKEHGELLIDIAYALCDKMGSIDKADVSENNKYKIIHEDTADKLYNLINSSVKEKLDNVSWLLVRLKAEQNVVCSPGTDLEEHQEKLRTQERSLCRQLSHIIQILCTLANVAIKPGPSTDIMFKNLQVLYNLLSNLTKYFHGKSSKQNAAFQSVKFIQVIQSAGKPLKSAFYNLITHTEENQNVSKKAHSNTQKNKILKETKIIPRVVFEIEQFHNEILSLDKKTGVPLETYIKHSITRDFRIKNTQLTEALQKMDISMLDTQNSRRSNDASNSDINDVSVESSTETSSSKRPRKSDTSLKSPTESPPSKRSRRSSES
- the Fanci gene encoding Fanconi anemia group I protein isoform X1 — its product is MSAKLNSLLSQKDRAQLNEFVRETSTEELTKIISSGICNADISRVLDEVLQVCSESEGLYAKRVKLVESALKALGKAKVSISHANEIVNRIVVDFPNYPKLHLVKLVDFCLASIRNNDDEFRNWKELLPVLLEVLEEEKYISHMNGEVSGTKYKSIIVNNICNSEWDTQIMPSLARMFRDISLEKEDHAMVITVLCKRLHDISLEELPPLVHQLLRLCVNQDSKYLLEALRKYFTLRFSQTDDTDTFETIDVVNPKEVQSIESTVLYHISQAAELNHQHIRDYIKYFKSVSHTPEAILEPFMLSVLLTVASIDENQIFEMLRAVINKRNENDNKLKNSAWLRKLIPDSCSITAVIGNVIEASNRDRHLVLKGLVDLAFVLMAAENKMKTGAHPLWQIGTKILQKIMRKHHETVATIFQKLIDKITAGGSCIFQYTDCLAYMCRKLTVLVLDHQDSIIMLFDQISSIPGEIAIFIVSAIFPLIRVSVSIREHLVLTLRKALYRKGTSNRQMAVSGILEMLRNVKMHSLSGLAVSSSQYGSSSTGASSTSILTQVTLERGTQATGSTARYNRTLCYDVLGILRRCFTHECEVRLHLYNGLYEAMLKNIEITEYILEMILPHFKTFFEADENVVVPVKLELCTAVQGDQVILQEPLAELILTLQKIYIKSALMKSSFVDELAIILESLCRRMPRLETEHLNLDDKLDISNSSTKAQEKLQNILLTIKIYEALISFRIGAWSVNCTDTAQNVKNLFKGYMRFVEFTKHIPKAKKGEGKNKKTQNDPNNTTIKKAGRSGSIKLQPSIMDLSTVHKSLSLFYLKSVPWATADQAAILRDYHDFYHYVLRTLLQILHSVKSLTEYNLRKHKEQYMKTYFEIGKLLYDYIILDLNKVLETDEPGTILALECFKELCCLICTIFSSELPHFLDIVVPNKSTQAENLNAQLENMTAALRASFRTFFSEKEEHEENSKQILSILLDVIYQLTREINFYETNGTEVFDSMMKFTQLENMNPQASLIIFQILLWIEERNKEHGELLIDIAYALCDKMGSIDKADVSENNKYKIIHEDTADKLYNLINSSVKEKLDNVSWLLVRLKAEQNVVCSPGTDLEEHQEKLRTQERSLCRQLSHIIQILCTLANVAIKPGPSTDIMFKNLQVLYNLLSNLTKYFHGKSSKQNAAFQSVKFIQVIQSAGKPLKSAFYNLITHTEENQNVSKKAHSNTQKNKILKETKIIPRVVFEIEQFHNEILSLDKKTGVPLETYIKHSITRDFRIKNTQLTEALQKMDISMLDTQNSRRSNDASNSDINDVSVESSTETSSSKRPRKSDTSLKSPTESPPSKRSRRSSES